Within the Azospirillum brasilense genome, the region GGCCGGCAGCGGCTGGGCGTCCACGGCGTCGAACAGCACGTCGCCGGTCTGGGCCAGCGCCTGCGGACTCTCGAAGCGGACAACGCGCAGCCGGGCGATCATCTCGTTGTCGGCGGAGACCAGCCCGTCGCTGCCGATCTCCATCCGGCTGCGGTCGGCCGGGATGACGATGGGCTGCTGGTTGTCGTCCAGATAGGGGAAGCCGCCGGCGTTCACGAGCTGCCCGTCCACGTCGCGCCGCATCCGCCCGTCGCGGGTGTAGCGCGGGCCGTCCGGCGTCTGCACCTGGAGCCAGCCATCGCCGTCCAGCGCCACGTCATAGGGGTTGTCGGTCGGCTTCAGGCTGCCGGCGGTGAAGTCGGTGTAGGTGGCGCGGTCGATGGTGAAGGCGATCTTGTCGGACGGCTTCATGCCGCCGCGCTCCATCGCCGCTTCGAACAGCATGCGCTCGCCGCGGAATCCCGCAGTGTTCATGTTGGCGATGTTGTTCGCCACGACATCGAGCTGCCGGCGCAACGCCACTTGCCGCGACAATCCAATGTAAAGGGGATTCTCCATCGCCGGACACCTTCGGTTTGAACGCCGCCTTAACCTAGGTGATGCAGTTTAAAGCCGGGTTTCAACCTGAGGCGCCACGACGGGAACTGACCGGTGTCTTGGGGGATTTGATTCCGATTTAGATAAAATTTGGGGCAGTCGCGATGCATCCCTGCCGGACCCTGTCCATCTCCCTGGCCCTGCTGTCGGTCACCACCGCCCTGACGGCGCCTCCCGCCGCGGCGGAGGCACCGGCAGCGATCACCGTGCAGACGGGCGACCACGCCGACTTCTCGCGTCTGGCGCTGGTCAACGCGCAAGGCGCCCCGGCGGTCGATGTGGGAAGCTGCGGCGGGCGCGTTGCCTTCTCGCAGGCGGTCCCCTGGCCGCTGGAAGCGCTGAACGGCACCTATTCGCGGCGGCTGACCGGCTTCCAGACCGGGGAGGAGGGGCGCAGCCTGACCATGGACTGGCCCTGCGGCGCCCGCGTCACCGTGCGCCGCGAGCGGCGGATCACCTTCATCGACGTGGCCGACCCGCCGCGCCCGGCGCGCAAGCCCGGCGCCCCGGTCCCGGCGTCCGAAGGTGTCCTGCTGGCCGAGGCGCCCGGCGCGTCGGTCTTTCCGATGATCGCGCCGCCACCGGTTCCCGAACCGGCGCCTGCCCCAACAGCGCCCATCAGCCTCGCCGAGCGGCTGAGCCCGGTCGCCAGCGCCCAGGCGCAGCCAGTCGTACAAGCCCCGCCCGTGGCACAGGCGCCGCCACCGGTTCAACCGCAACAGGTCGCCAAGGCCCCGCCGCCGCCGAAGCCGGAACCCGCC harbors:
- the flgF gene encoding flagellar basal-body rod protein FlgF, with the protein product MENPLYIGLSRQVALRRQLDVVANNIANMNTAGFRGERMLFEAAMERGGMKPSDKIAFTIDRATYTDFTAGSLKPTDNPYDVALDGDGWLQVQTPDGPRYTRDGRMRRDVDGQLVNAGGFPYLDDNQQPIVIPADRSRMEIGSDGLVSADNEMIARLRVVRFESPQALAQTGDVLFDAVDAQPLPAPDTRIIQGKVEQSNVQSIAEMSRMMELTRDYQSVTRMMDDGQDLLRSAINRLGKSA